AACAATACCAAATACATGATATTGATCATCTTCTGCCTCGTTGTTTCTTTTCCTCCGGCCATTAGTTATGGTTCTCTGTGGTGATTAAATAAATTGATTACCTGATTATGGACGTGGCTGGTTCATCGCTGTTAACATATTGCCATAAATAGCATTCAGCGAAGAAAGGTTTTTAGCCAGTTTACCTACTTCTTCCTTAAATTGTTTCGAATCATCCATCGACTCATTGAAATTATTCATCGTCGCAGAAAGGTTCTGATAGAATTTATTCATTGACTTAAGGTGTGTAGTAGAATCTTGTAATTCTAATTCATAAACCGCATTTAAGGCAGATAAATTTTTAGACAGGTTATTTACCTGCTCATGGTAAGATTTTGAAGCATTACCGCTTTCGCCGAGTTCTACCAGTTGAGAAGTCGCTTTACTGAATGCACCATTCAGCTGATCAAAACCAGCAGAAGCTTGTTTTACTTTTCCTGTGAAATCATTGGTTGCCACTGCTGCATCAGCAACTGTAGAAATAGTCGCTACTTTGTCTCCGAAGTTACGCAGTCCATTACCCAGGCTTTCAATTAATTCAGGGCCGATTTTAGCATCACCCAGCATTTTATCTAAAGCTGCTGTAGAAGAAGCTCCCGCCGCAGCAACTGGTCTTGCAGTAGCCACAGGCAATTCGCCTTTAAAATCATCTCTTAATTCAGGATATACTTTTTCCCAGGCCAATTCTGGCTCTGGTGGAAAAAATCCGGTGATAAAGAACAAAGCTGCCTCTACACCCAGACCGATACCAATTGCATAGCTTCCCCAAATACCTCCGATGTGAAGGATTTTACACAATGCTCCCAAAATTACGATACTCGCACCCCATGAGATTGCCGAGTGTAACCAATTAGAATTCTTTTTAGCTGCCATATTACTACTAGATAGATATTATTTTAAAAACTTTATAATTGAGATTGAATCAACTTAATTTTTGAAGTGAATGTCGGTACCCGCGTAAGAAGCAACACATCTGAAACCGATGTATGATCTTGCCTGATCCTGGTATTCATAAGTACCCACTGCGTTCTGAAGGAAGAAACCTATGTCTTTCCACGATCCGCCTCTAACTACTTTACGTTTAAGGTATTTACTGTCTGTAGTTTTAGCTACATAAGTGAAATTCGGGTTGAAATCCAGCAATTGAGGTGCTGCCGAATTGTTGTAAGCTGTTACTGTCCATTCTGCAACGTTACCGGCCATGTTGTACAGCCCGTAATCGTTAGGGAAATAAGATTTCACATTTACAGTATATAAACCGCCATCATCAGAGTAATTTCCTCTGCCTACTTTGAAATTGGCTTGCATACATCCTTTTGTATTTCTTACATAAGGCCCGCCCCATGGGTATTTTGTTTTCACATTACCACCTCTTGCTGCATATTCAAATTCAGCATCAGTAGGTAATCTGTATTCAGGGCGTGAGCTTAAAGGAATTTTTCTGGAAGCAGCAACCGGTTCATATAAGCGGGTACGCCAGAAGCAAAATGCATTGGCTTGTTCCCAGGTTACCCCTACTACAGGATAATTATCATAAGAAGGGTGATTGAAGTAAGATTTCACCATCGGATCATTCTGAGAATAAGAATAATCTATTTTCCAAACCATGGTGTCCGGGTAAACATTAACCGAAGGAAACTGGTTTGGGTTATTCGGATCTGGTGAATCTACATAACTTTCAATAAAGTCTTTACGTTTTTTCGTCGGATCTTTTCTTCCGGCTTCTGCCAGGTCAAGATTCACGAAACTATAAGAGTATCTTAATTTTCTGATGTCTAAGTCATTGCGACCAGGTAATGCGTCATCACCTGCATAATACATGTCCTTGAATTTATTGCTGAGGCCACCTTTTTTGTCGTTCCACATGGCAGAACCGTTACCAACTTTTTTCCAGTCAATATTTTTCTGTCCTGAGGTGAGGCTGGCTCCACCCGCAGTCTGGCCTTTAGGTGTAATAAAATAACCTGGAGCTCCGCCCGGGCCAACGCTGGTTAAAGCGACTGAATCTCTTACCCAATTCACAAACTGTCTGTACTTTGCGTTGGTGATCTCAGTTTCGTCCATATAGAACGCACTGAATGAGGTCATCTTACTGGGCGAAGTCTGTGAGTTGTTAATATCCTCGTCAGACATACCAATAAGCGTTTTGCCCTGAGGGATGTAAACCATTCCTCTTGGCATTTTCTTGTTGTTAAATTTTTTATTGTATACACCAACCAGCTCTCCTTGCCCACCTTTTCCGCAGCTTGAAAACAATGCTGTAATTAATAAAAAACCCAGTGTGTAAATTTTCCTCATAAGCCCTGGAGCAATTTTACAACAATTTTATCAAATATGATTGATATAAACAATTATTATGAGATAAATATAAGTCTTAAACACAAAAAAAGCAAGATGTTAATAATTATATAACATCTTGCTTAATAGATTTAAAAGAATTTAGCAGGCCATTCGATTCCCCAATTTGGGAAAATTTATCAACAGTACTATTTTACTTATTTGATTTCTTAATATAATTTTCAATAGCCATGATCATCGAAGGTGATTCCGGTGATGGTGCGGCTATGTCTACGATCAGATTATTATCCATAATCGCCTTATGTGTATTTACTCCAAATGCAGCAATCCTTGTGTTATTTTGCTGAAAAGTAGGAAAATTTGTATACAACGACTGAATACTTGACGGGCTGAAAAAGGCAATCATGTCATAAGTCACTTCAGCAAGATCCGAAAGATCGCTTACTACGGTCTTAAACAATACTGCCGGGGTCAGATCGTATCCATTTTTCAACAGGAAATTCATCGTATCTTCCGTCGCTACGTCAGAACATGGGTAAAGGAATTTCTCCCCTGCATGTTTCTTCAGTACTTCTGATAAATCGGCAGCAGTCTGCTTACCGAAAAAGATCTTCCGTTTCCGGTACTGGATATATTTCTGAAGATATAGAGCGGTTGATTCTGAAATACAAAAGTACTTCAGATCTGCGGGCACTTCGTACCGCATTTCCTCACTAATTCTAAAAAAATGATCTACCGCATTCCTGCTTGTAAAAACTACAGCAGTAAAATCAGCTAATGTGATCTTGTCTTTTCTGAAGTCCCTTGCTGGAATACCTTCCACATGAATGAAGGATCTGAAATCAATTTTTAAATTGTATTTCTTAGCCAAATCAAAGTATGGGGACTTCTCTGTTTCGGGCTTTGGCAAAGTTATCAGTATACTTTTTACTTTACGCAACCTATCTTCTGTTTTTTCTTGCATTTTACCTAATTACAGCTCCAATCCTATGGCCTTGATTAATATCAAAATAGGACATATTTCGAGGGCACAAAAGTACATAAATAAATAGAACTTCGAAAACCGATAATGAGATAAAATATTTATTCCTGCTCTTATAAATTGAAACGTGAAGATAATCCCCAACAAAATAAATGAGATAACTATGTAATATATACCATATTTCATTGGCGATAAGGCAAAAGCGACAACCAATGGAATGAAGATTAAAGAGATGTTAAAATAACTCAAATATAATATAGAAACGTACTCGTGGACGGCTTTCTGGATGTTAAACAGATGTCCGAGCACACGCAATAAAAGAATTTTCATCGCATATAATACAACAATCAGAATGGAAACACTGACAAAAAAACGGAACCCCTGGTGTACGTAAGCGAGCTGATAATATTGTGCAACGAGATAAAAAAACATCCCGATTGTGAAGCCAAATTGTATAAATAAAAATAAAAATGGCCACGAACTGAACACATTATCTTCTTTATTCAGGTTATTTAGTCCGCGATTACTGTAAAAAGATTGAATAATATTCTGTAATTGTTTGGCAAAAGAGATTCTGAGGATTGCAAAAACGACCAGCAGAAGGACAATAAAACCGAGCACCCAGGTCCGTCCTTTAGGCAAGGGATTGCCTGTTCTGAACTTACTCGCTTTCTTTAGTTTACTATACTTTTTAAACCAGGCATCAAGATCAAGTTTCTCAAAAACATTGGCTTTCATGATGCTGTCCATCAAAATGTGTTTGTTGATCAGGGAGTCCGGAAGGATCCAGGTATGCGTCATGATAGAGTCGGTAACGAACTTTTGCCGCGCCAGAAATGCAGAGTCTCTGACCACACGGGGTTTATAAACCCTGCGCTGTACGGTAGAATCTCTGACAACAGCCAAATTCTGCGCATTCGCCTTTCCAAAGCCCGCTATGCACAGCAGGAAAAAAGTCATCAAAAAGTATTTATACATCGACCTATTAAAGTAACGGGATTATTCCTTTGTGCAAATCTAAGATATTATTATTTCACATTCATGCTTTGCTACAGAATAGCAAGTCTTGATGAGTAGTATCATCGTTATGTATGTATCCACATCAAGTCTGCTTCAAGTCCATAGTGAGTCCACGTATTTTCCGGAAAAGGTGGACTCAACGTGGACTCACTGTGGACTCACCATGGACTCATATACAAGTTAACCAGGCGAGTATTACTACCAGCTCTTTACAAAAGCGGAGAGTAATTCATGAATAAATTGCAGGAAAATATGGGGGTTTAGAAAACCGGGCAGTCAGCACCAGGCAGGATTCCTTCTTTGTCAGTTTTCAGCACTTTGTCTTTACCACTGCCGGTAATGATCCAGATCGAATCGAAATCGTTCAGATTCCAGTTTAGTTTCTGATGTTTGATTCCGAGTGCTTTGGCCAGCGCAGGAATGTTGCCATGGTTCCAAACCAATAGTACCGTTCCTTTTTTATGTTTGATTTCTTTGGCGATGCTGGCATAATCTGCCCCATTAAAGCTGCTGTTGATACTTAAATTATATTTAACAGCAAATGGGGTAATGGTTTGAAACATACGCGAATGAGTAGTTTGGTTCCCGTTGCCTAAAGACGGTACATAGATCGCCGTTGGAACTCCAATCTTTTTAGAAAGTACGCTGGCTAGCTTTAAAGATCTGTTAAGCCCCTTACAGTTCAGGTTTTCATTCTGTTCTTGCTTTTCTCCATGACGGATGATGACAATTTTAGCTTGCGATTTTACAATTAATGGTAAAACCAGGACAGATAATATATACAGAAAGGTTAAGGCAGTTTTTTTCATTACAAAATGCTAATTGACGTTATAATTTCTTTCTCCATCAAAGAACCACAAAATCAGAACCACTTTATGGTTTACTTACCGCATAAAAAAGAATCAGAAGAGAAACCTTACAAAATATCATAAGAATTAACACTTGACAAACAAGGCATCTTTAAATTCATAAACACAACAAAGTCAATCTTAACTGAAGATTAAAAATGAAATTACACAAAAAAAAGCATTTTATTACCCATACTGGTAACATGGGCTTAAAACATATAGAAACGCCTTTATATCCGGATTTTTATACTAAACATTATTCACTTAAAACATATATTAAACAATTTATTATGACATATAATTTCTCTATTTAAAATAAAATTATATATATTTATAATCAAACAAGTAAACACTTTACCTTAAATGTCAATTAATTAACATCAAAACCCGGAACAATTATTATTAACCTGTATCTAAATAGATGCTCAGTATTGTAATATTAAATCCGGGAGATTATAAAGAGACCAAAGCTATTACGATTCAACAGGAACTACTATTTAAAGATAGCCAAACTAGATTATGAGATATGTGGATACCTAGATTAAAATTCATTATTACGCTTTTAGTGACCTTTTCTTTGAAGAGTTCATTTGCCCAACAATTAACACTTTTCGGACACGTACATAATCAGGAACAAAAACCACTTTCGTATGTCACAATAACATTAACCACGCTGGACTCCATAGAAGTTAAACAAACATTAACAGACACGAAAGGATATTTTTCGATAAATGCGCCTAAGGGAAACTTTCAATTGGTTTTGTCTCAATTTGGGAAGGAGCTTCACAGAGAGTCAATTACACTAAACACAGATCGCCACCTCTCTCCTATAGAGGTTTATGATATTTACGCTTTAAAAGGAGTAACAGTTAATGCTAACCGCCCCTTTATCAAAACAGTAGGGGACAAGTTGTTTTTTAACATTGAAAATAGCCCGCTTGCAAAAGGGAACAATGGAATCGAACTATTAAAGAAAAGTCCAAAAATTAGTATGGGAGCCGATGGCCACCTACTGTTGATGAACAAAAGCGTATTAGTTATGATTAACGGCCGAAAGATTAATCTGGACGGAAAGCAATTAGAGGATTATTTATCCGGCATCAGCTCGGAAGATATTAAAAGAATCGAAATACAAGACCTGGCCTCTTCAGATCAGGAAGCCACAACAGCTGGGGGAATTGTAAATATCATTTTAAAAAAACCTCAAAGTGGTTTCCGTGGAATTGCCAAGTCCTATTACCAATATAAAAATAAAAACTATGACCGGTATGGAGGTGGTGTAAACCTAAATTTTGGTACTGATAAATGGAATGCATATTCAGATATATCTTACACTAAAAACGAGGATCTTGGAATTACCAGAAGTGATTTTGATTATTTTGATGGTCGCAAAAATCACGAACTAGGCAGATTTTCTCAAAATTATAAAAGCTTAGGTATTAGATCGGGAGTTATCTACTATCCAAACAAAAAGAATGAAATCGGTATCGAAGGCTATTTTAATGAGAACAAAATGGATATACTGCTCTCGGGAGCACTTGATGTTTATAAAAGTCCGGAAGAAGGCCAGCACAGTATTAACAAATCACAATCAAAAACTACGAATGACCTTTGGTATCTTACTTTCAACTATTCCTTAGCGACCGACACCATTGGGAGCTCTTTCAAAATTATAACTGACCTGGGCAGGAATAGCGCTAATCCTTTTAATGATGTGCTGACAATATATCCGTCAATTGCTTCATTAGACAACCACTATCTCTTTGACACGCACGCAAGCTCATTTTATTATACTACCCAAGCAGATATGATCCAAAAATTTAGTACAGACTGGGAACTGAATGGAGGAGTTAAAATCATGCATATAAACAGAGATAATAGCCTGAATGTTAAATTCTTACAAGAAGAAAAGTGGAATGATGACGAAGCTCAAAAGCAAAATTTTGATAATAGAGAAAATACCTTAACCGGCCATGCTTCGCTTAGTAAAAAAATTGGAAGACACTTTTTTAAAGCAGGACTAAGAGTAGAGAATACTTCTATTAAAGGATTAAATAAAATTAACGAGAATAATATAACACAAAACTATACTAAGGCCTTTCCCGCATTATACTACCGATATAACATTTCTAATCAGAAGAGTATCAATCTGAGCTACAAAAGGAGTATCTCAAGGCCGTCATTTGTTGATTTAAATCCATTTGTACTCAAAATAAATGACTATTTATTTCATATTGGTAATCCCGGTCTCCAACCTCAGTTTATTGACCGTCTAGACATTGGATATAGTTTCCCAAAGCATTTTATCTCCTTATATGGGGTGAAAATAAATGAAATTATACAGAAGGTATACTTCATGAACGAAAATAGCATCAATTACTATCAGGCACAGAATTTTGGAAATTATAAATCAATGGGTGTTGATCATTCTTACACTGACAACTTATTCAAATGGCTCTATTTGAGTCTCTCTTCTGGTATTTATTATAATACATTCTCAGACAACAACAACAGGGAGTTCAGTGGAGCATCATTTTATAATAATAGTTATCTGCAATTCAAGCTATACAAGAAATACCTGCTGGAACTTACCAGTAACTATCAGCATAGTTATAGTGATGTTAACATCAAAAGCAGATATAAATATCAATTTGACATTTCTGCCAGCAAGTCATTCATAAAAGAAAGTCTATTGGTGAAAGTGATGGCAGTTGATCTCTTCAATACAAAATTTGATGAAAACACATCGTTCTTTCCTGATTTCAATTTTAATTTCTATCAGAAAAGATTAACAAGGGGAGTATTTCTGCAAATTCAATATACCCTGGATAACAAACGTAAGGTTAAAAAAGGGATGGTTAAATCGGAAAATGAGAGTCGGGGAAGACTATAACTACGCTTTATCAGCAAAGTATCCGTAGTGCGCAATACAGGAGAAAGCTTATAAATAAGCACCTTCAAAAAAGGTGAGGTCTAATTTTTAAATCTTAATCTATTTTAAAATGAGTACTAAAAAAATCAAATCAGAAAAATTCCAGGAAATGGTACAAGACATGCAAATTCTTGAAGATGCCGAAAAAGGAATGTTAAAAGGTGGTTTCTCTAAAAGTTTTGCTTTTAAGACAGCTCCTTCGAGTGTTGTAGGTAACAATTGTAATTGTACCAACAACAGTACAACATGTAACGCTATAGAAGAACCAACTATAGGAATTTGACAGTGTTTTTTAATTTTCGTTGGTAACCTCTTAAAGAGGTTACCAACTTTTACATCTAATCATTATGAAATCAAGCACATACAACAATTTTTTTCACTTTGACGGAAAGAACATCTGCTATAATTTAATTAACGACAAGTTTGTCATCTTAGAGGATGACGTAAAAGAACTTTTTTTGGCTGCCGAAAGACAAACGGAAATGGATGAATTAGATAAAATACATCCTGAATTTTTCAAGTATATGGTAGATGAGGGATTTATTATAGAGAATGAAACTGATGAATTCAGCCAGGTTGTAGAAATTAGTAAAAAAGCTGACAACAACGAAAATCAATTTCTTCTTTTTATTAACCCGACTATGAACTGTAACTTCAAATGTTGGTATTGTTATGAATCTCATATTAAAGATTCAAAAATGGACACTGTAACTATCGACAAAACGATACAATTGATAGATCAAATTACGAAAGGAAGTGAAGGCATGGAGCAGTTTGCTATTTCATGGTTTGGCGGAGAGCCATTACTTTACTTCGATAAAGTAATTGTCCCTATCTTAACTCAGGCAAAGCAGATTCTTGATTCACGCAACATCCAGTTGATGACAGGATTTACAACAAATGGCTTATTATTTGACAAGAAGAAGATTGATTTCCTCAAAAGTTTTTATGTTCAGGAAATTCAGATTACACTGGATGGCTATGGAGAAAATCACGATCAGGTTAGATTTATTTCTAGTACAAAAGGTTCTTTTCACCAAATTGTATACAATATAATATTACTTGCGAAGAATGATTTCAACGTTGTTATCCGGATTAACTGCTCAGATAAGAATATGGATGATATCGACAGAATTATGGAACTTTTTGGCGAATATGATGATAAGATCAGGAAGCGTTTAAGATTCTCCTACCATAAGGTTTGGCAATTGGAAGATGCCCTTGAAAATGATGTAAGAGAATACATAGACAAATATAAAAGTTCA
The DNA window shown above is from Pedobacter cryoconitis and carries:
- the gldL gene encoding gliding motility protein GldL, with protein sequence MAAKKNSNWLHSAISWGASIVILGALCKILHIGGIWGSYAIGIGLGVEAALFFITGFFPPEPELAWEKVYPELRDDFKGELPVATARPVAAAGASSTAALDKMLGDAKIGPELIESLGNGLRNFGDKVATISTVADAAVATNDFTGKVKQASAGFDQLNGAFSKATSQLVELGESGNASKSYHEQVNNLSKNLSALNAVYELELQDSTTHLKSMNKFYQNLSATMNNFNESMDDSKQFKEEVGKLAKNLSSLNAIYGNMLTAMNQPRP
- a CDS encoding SUMF1/EgtB/PvdO family nonheme iron enzyme — its product is MRKIYTLGFLLITALFSSCGKGGQGELVGVYNKKFNNKKMPRGMVYIPQGKTLIGMSDEDINNSQTSPSKMTSFSAFYMDETEITNAKYRQFVNWVRDSVALTSVGPGGAPGYFITPKGQTAGGASLTSGQKNIDWKKVGNGSAMWNDKKGGLSNKFKDMYYAGDDALPGRNDLDIRKLRYSYSFVNLDLAEAGRKDPTKKRKDFIESYVDSPDPNNPNQFPSVNVYPDTMVWKIDYSYSQNDPMVKSYFNHPSYDNYPVVGVTWEQANAFCFWRTRLYEPVAASRKIPLSSRPEYRLPTDAEFEYAARGGNVKTKYPWGGPYVRNTKGCMQANFKVGRGNYSDDGGLYTVNVKSYFPNDYGLYNMAGNVAEWTVTAYNNSAAPQLLDFNPNFTYVAKTTDSKYLKRKVVRGGSWKDIGFFLQNAVGTYEYQDQARSYIGFRCVASYAGTDIHFKN
- a CDS encoding uroporphyrinogen-III synthase; amino-acid sequence: MQEKTEDRLRKVKSILITLPKPETEKSPYFDLAKKYNLKIDFRSFIHVEGIPARDFRKDKITLADFTAVVFTSRNAVDHFFRISEEMRYEVPADLKYFCISESTALYLQKYIQYRKRKIFFGKQTAADLSEVLKKHAGEKFLYPCSDVATEDTMNFLLKNGYDLTPAVLFKTVVSDLSDLAEVTYDMIAFFSPSSIQSLYTNFPTFQQNNTRIAAFGVNTHKAIMDNNLIVDIAAPSPESPSMIMAIENYIKKSNK
- a CDS encoding DUF4271 domain-containing protein translates to MTFFLLCIAGFGKANAQNLAVVRDSTVQRRVYKPRVVRDSAFLARQKFVTDSIMTHTWILPDSLINKHILMDSIMKANVFEKLDLDAWFKKYSKLKKASKFRTGNPLPKGRTWVLGFIVLLLVVFAILRISFAKQLQNIIQSFYSNRGLNNLNKEDNVFSSWPFLFLFIQFGFTIGMFFYLVAQYYQLAYVHQGFRFFVSVSILIVVLYAMKILLLRVLGHLFNIQKAVHEYVSILYLSYFNISLIFIPLVVAFALSPMKYGIYYIVISFILLGIIFTFQFIRAGINILSHYRFSKFYLFMYFCALEICPILILIKAIGLEL
- a CDS encoding histidine phosphatase family protein, which codes for MKKTALTFLYILSVLVLPLIVKSQAKIVIIRHGEKQEQNENLNCKGLNRSLKLASVLSKKIGVPTAIYVPSLGNGNQTTHSRMFQTITPFAVKYNLSINSSFNGADYASIAKEIKHKKGTVLLVWNHGNIPALAKALGIKHQKLNWNLNDFDSIWIITGSGKDKVLKTDKEGILPGADCPVF
- a CDS encoding outer membrane beta-barrel family protein, whose protein sequence is MWIPRLKFIITLLVTFSLKSSFAQQLTLFGHVHNQEQKPLSYVTITLTTLDSIEVKQTLTDTKGYFSINAPKGNFQLVLSQFGKELHRESITLNTDRHLSPIEVYDIYALKGVTVNANRPFIKTVGDKLFFNIENSPLAKGNNGIELLKKSPKISMGADGHLLLMNKSVLVMINGRKINLDGKQLEDYLSGISSEDIKRIEIQDLASSDQEATTAGGIVNIILKKPQSGFRGIAKSYYQYKNKNYDRYGGGVNLNFGTDKWNAYSDISYTKNEDLGITRSDFDYFDGRKNHELGRFSQNYKSLGIRSGVIYYPNKKNEIGIEGYFNENKMDILLSGALDVYKSPEEGQHSINKSQSKTTNDLWYLTFNYSLATDTIGSSFKIITDLGRNSANPFNDVLTIYPSIASLDNHYLFDTHASSFYYTTQADMIQKFSTDWELNGGVKIMHINRDNSLNVKFLQEEKWNDDEAQKQNFDNRENTLTGHASLSKKIGRHFFKAGLRVENTSIKGLNKINENNITQNYTKAFPALYYRYNISNQKSINLSYKRSISRPSFVDLNPFVLKINDYLFHIGNPGLQPQFIDRLDIGYSFPKHFISLYGVKINEIIQKVYFMNENSINYYQAQNFGNYKSMGVDHSYTDNLFKWLYLSLSSGIYYNTFSDNNNREFSGASFYNNSYLQFKLYKKYLLELTSNYQHSYSDVNIKSRYKYQFDISASKSFIKESLLVKVMAVDLFNTKFDENTSFFPDFNFNFYQKRLTRGVFLQIQYTLDNKRKVKKGMVKSENESRGRL
- a CDS encoding radical SAM/SPASM domain-containing protein — its product is MKSSTYNNFFHFDGKNICYNLINDKFVILEDDVKELFLAAERQTEMDELDKIHPEFFKYMVDEGFIIENETDEFSQVVEISKKADNNENQFLLFINPTMNCNFKCWYCYESHIKDSKMDTVTIDKTIQLIDQITKGSEGMEQFAISWFGGEPLLYFDKVIVPILTQAKQILDSRNIQLMTGFTTNGLLFDKKKIDFLKSFYVQEIQITLDGYGENHDQVRFISSTKGSFHQIVYNIILLAKNDFNVVIRINCSDKNMDDIDRIMELFGEYDDKIRKRLRFSYHKVWQLEDALENDVREYIDKYKSSGFYVDGAVYDSVRGSCYADKKNQAFLNYNGDVFKCSARDFKVGNRLGELNQNGVIEWNPDATVRENAKFKNKPCHTCSILPICGGGCSQAAYENLGKDYCVNDFDPVKKMEIVKRVFEQKILINA